The Sphingobacteriales bacterium genome window below encodes:
- a CDS encoding response regulator — MANSPTYEDLESRIKILESKIIELYSPASENFENIWSVVFEKFEEIVFQLDKNNIIENANQSALNYFNKNKAELFGHHIREFFENQTEPDIIQIIESQSKEYRQEKVSLTTTGKNYLISIYSVEHPQKKLIIFHPEIVVEEKQIKTENEDRYLKFLEQLPEGIIETDLTGKTLFINHSACKKIGISKEEAVGRHINEIFKLNCNIFFNSTESLIKFIIAEGNASYFVNNTSIETIQGPADILFSITAQKEREGSLRGFIISFIDYSEKHKKEKENKEREERLFQMLEKTKTSLFQESKNIFSQKLEANYFKEGDSHQLMLQEIISKDALQRLQDEFSYTYKIASLIVDENGAPLTKMSNFSSACKILSRGKVIDDKCFFVDLALTSHFSKSVFEVQKCESCNITVKKIPILANGKEIANWVCGFVNIEGFEKLSQSNFFQRLNFSRSEIKNLIENEPLPNKQYIEKATNDLWSLCQQISSLCYDCLKQSDEYFSRKKLLAELSEAKIMAELADKQKTAFIAAMSHEIRTPMNAIIGFADLLNDPDFTEKEKEEFIKLINNNGEILLHLIDDIIDIAKIETGELRIENTECHVNSIINETALEARDNLKKQGKENVEVIISVPKISENFAILTDPYRFKQILTNLVSNAQKFTTTGSIEIGYKIKSNQLLTGEELFIEFYVKDTGIGIPEDKQTVIFDRFKQADEKIWKKFGGSGLGLTISQRLVKLLGGDIWVSSTYGKGSTFYFTLPYFPVDAKNILQTIEYQKIGNLNLEGKTILVVEDIDSNFNLVRTVLSKTNAQIIWAKDGKQAVDACRSRNIDLVLMDIKLPELNGLIATQRIKEMYKKLPIIAITAYARDDDRMMALEAGCSDYIAKPIKREQLLYLISRYLNL, encoded by the coding sequence GTGGCAAATTCACCGACATACGAGGATCTGGAAAGCAGAATTAAAATACTTGAAAGTAAAATAATTGAGCTTTATTCTCCGGCATCAGAAAACTTTGAGAATATCTGGTCGGTAGTTTTTGAGAAATTTGAAGAAATCGTCTTTCAACTCGACAAAAATAATATTATTGAAAATGCCAATCAATCGGCTTTGAATTATTTCAATAAAAACAAGGCAGAGCTTTTTGGCCACCATATCAGAGAGTTTTTTGAAAATCAGACAGAGCCTGACATCATTCAAATTATTGAAAGTCAGTCAAAAGAATATCGACAAGAGAAAGTTTCACTTACCACTACGGGAAAAAATTACCTGATTTCCATTTATTCTGTTGAGCATCCGCAAAAAAAACTGATTATTTTTCATCCTGAAATAGTGGTTGAAGAAAAACAGATAAAAACTGAAAATGAAGACAGATACCTAAAGTTTCTGGAACAATTACCCGAAGGAATTATTGAAACAGATCTGACAGGAAAGACACTGTTTATCAATCATTCTGCCTGTAAGAAAATTGGTATATCAAAAGAAGAGGCAGTAGGCAGACATATCAATGAGATATTCAAGCTCAACTGTAATATTTTTTTCAATTCAACAGAGAGCCTGATCAAATTTATCATTGCAGAAGGAAATGCCAGTTATTTTGTCAACAATACTTCGATTGAAACCATACAAGGTCCGGCTGATATTTTATTCAGCATCACTGCTCAAAAAGAAAGAGAAGGCTCTCTGAGAGGCTTCATCATATCTTTCATCGATTATTCTGAAAAACATAAAAAGGAAAAAGAGAATAAGGAAAGGGAAGAACGCCTTTTTCAGATGCTTGAAAAGACCAAGACAAGCTTATTTCAGGAGAGTAAAAATATTTTTTCTCAAAAGCTGGAGGCCAATTACTTCAAAGAAGGAGATAGTCATCAGTTGATGTTACAGGAAATCATCAGCAAAGATGCCCTTCAACGTTTGCAGGATGAATTCAGTTATACCTACAAGATAGCCAGCCTGATAGTGGATGAAAATGGTGCTCCCCTGACAAAAATGAGTAATTTCAGCAGTGCCTGCAAAATTCTTTCAAGGGGAAAAGTTATTGATGACAAATGTTTTTTTGTTGATCTGGCATTAACCTCTCATTTTTCAAAAAGTGTTTTTGAAGTCCAGAAATGCGAAAGCTGTAACATCACAGTTAAAAAAATCCCGATTCTGGCAAATGGCAAAGAAATAGCCAATTGGGTATGTGGTTTCGTCAATATCGAAGGTTTTGAAAAATTAAGTCAGAGTAATTTTTTTCAGCGTCTGAATTTTTCCCGGTCAGAGATTAAGAATCTGATTGAAAATGAACCACTTCCGAACAAACAATATATCGAGAAGGCAACCAATGATTTATGGTCGCTTTGCCAGCAGATTTCAAGCCTTTGTTATGACTGTCTGAAACAATCAGATGAATATTTTTCCAGAAAGAAGCTATTGGCAGAGCTTTCGGAAGCAAAGATTATGGCAGAATTAGCAGACAAGCAAAAAACTGCATTTATCGCTGCCATGTCGCATGAAATACGAACACCCATGAATGCCATCATCGGCTTTGCCGATCTGCTTAATGACCCCGATTTCACTGAAAAGGAAAAAGAAGAATTTATCAAGCTGATTAATAATAACGGAGAGATTTTACTGCATTTAATCGATGACATTATCGACATTGCCAAAATTGAAACCGGAGAACTCAGAATAGAAAACACAGAATGTCATGTTAATTCAATTATAAATGAAACCGCACTCGAAGCACGCGACAACCTGAAAAAACAAGGTAAAGAAAATGTCGAGGTCATCATCTCGGTGCCAAAAATATCCGAAAACTTTGCTATTCTGACTGATCCTTACCGTTTCAAGCAAATACTGACCAATCTTGTCAGCAATGCTCAAAAGTTTACAACCACCGGAAGCATCGAAATAGGATACAAGATTAAATCCAACCAGTTGCTGACAGGAGAGGAGCTTTTCATTGAGTTTTACGTAAAAGACACCGGAATCGGCATTCCTGAAGATAAGCAAACCGTAATTTTTGACCGCTTCAAGCAAGCCGATGAAAAAATCTGGAAGAAGTTTGGCGGATCAGGTCTTGGACTCACTATTTCACAAAGATTAGTCAAATTGCTTGGAGGAGATATTTGGGTAAGCAGTACGTATGGAAAGGGTTCCACTTTCTATTTCACCTTGCCGTATTTTCCGGTAGATGCAAAGAATATTTTACAAACCATTGAATATCAGAAAATAGGGAATCTCAATCTGGAAGGTAAAACCATACTGGTTGTTGAAGACATCGATTCAAACTTCAATCTGGTGCGAACGGTACTCAGCAAGACCAATGCACAGATCATCTGGGCAAAAGACGGGAAACAGGCCGTGGATGCCTGCAGATCAAGAAATATCGACCTTGTTTTGATGGATATAAAACTACCCGAATTAAACGGATTAATAGCCACCCAACGAATCAAGGAAATGTATAAAAAGTTGCCCATTATTGCCATAACTGCTTATGCAAGAGATGATGACAGGATGATGGCGCTGGAAGCTGGCTGCAGCGATTATATTGCAAAACCAATCAAACGCGAACAATTGCTATATTTAATTTCCCGCTATTTAAACCTCTGA
- a CDS encoding redoxin domain-containing protein — MKKIFLAFLLSLFIIVLKAQNTEIKIKFRTFKNQDIYLGFHYGNNKYIRDTTHVDNKGIAVFTDKNKDLKGGIYLIITPDMNYFEFILAEKKIFLETDTGDFIKQMKVIESEENKIFFNYLLYIEQKQQEKQNILKEKAIFADNKQKSDEYDKKVSQVDEDVKNYMKSLIEKYPDKFFPKVLKMMNDPVPREKLNNEADSTYSEYLYNFYQQHYFDNVDFSDEKILRTPIYESKIDRFMDRMTMHHPDSIKLSASRVIDLSRANEEVFKFTLVKLFNKYAQSEYMGMDAVYVYLAERYYLSGLAKWADSAQIKKIYDRVVKLSSNLIGMKAPELIMKDTNDQYHSLHAQPGIYTILVFWDPSCGHCQKAIPFLEKYWERVSHDSFSIYSVNIGNDGKEWKQFIADNKLSFLCVWDPLNYNNFRVLYDIFSSPVVYLLDKNKKIVAKRIGVDKIEEIVNILEGRTIPEKNDLQDSKKEND, encoded by the coding sequence ATGAAAAAAATTTTTCTGGCCTTTCTGTTAAGTTTGTTTATCATAGTTCTGAAAGCCCAAAATACCGAGATCAAAATCAAATTCAGAACTTTTAAAAATCAGGATATTTATCTTGGATTTCATTATGGTAATAATAAATACATCAGAGATACCACTCATGTTGACAACAAAGGAATAGCTGTTTTCACAGATAAAAACAAGGATCTGAAAGGTGGTATTTATTTGATAATTACGCCCGATATGAATTATTTCGAATTTATTCTTGCCGAGAAAAAGATTTTTCTTGAAACAGATACAGGAGATTTTATCAAACAAATGAAAGTCATTGAATCTGAAGAAAATAAGATTTTTTTCAACTACTTATTATACATTGAACAGAAACAGCAGGAAAAGCAGAATATTCTTAAAGAAAAAGCCATTTTTGCCGATAATAAACAAAAATCGGATGAATATGATAAAAAAGTCAGTCAGGTGGATGAGGATGTTAAAAACTATATGAAAAGCCTGATTGAAAAATATCCTGATAAGTTTTTTCCTAAGGTGCTTAAAATGATGAATGATCCTGTGCCGAGAGAAAAGCTTAATAATGAAGCAGATTCTACCTATTCAGAGTATTTATACAATTTTTACCAGCAGCATTACTTTGACAATGTTGATTTTTCGGATGAAAAAATTTTACGCACCCCTATTTATGAAAGCAAAATTGACCGTTTCATGGATCGTATGACCATGCATCATCCCGATTCAATTAAACTCTCAGCCTCAAGGGTGATTGACCTTAGCAGGGCGAATGAAGAAGTTTTCAAATTCACTTTGGTAAAACTTTTTAATAAGTATGCCCAGTCTGAATATATGGGCATGGATGCCGTATATGTTTATCTGGCTGAACGATATTACCTGAGTGGACTGGCAAAATGGGCTGATTCTGCACAAATCAAGAAAATTTATGATCGCGTGGTTAAATTAAGCTCAAACCTGATAGGAATGAAAGCCCCTGAGCTGATCATGAAAGATACCAACGATCAATATCATTCCCTTCATGCACAACCTGGTATTTACACGATTTTAGTTTTTTGGGACCCAAGTTGCGGACATTGTCAGAAGGCTATTCCTTTTCTTGAAAAGTATTGGGAGCGTGTTTCACATGATTCATTTTCAATATATTCCGTTAATATTGGAAATGATGGAAAAGAATGGAAACAATTCATTGCAGATAATAAACTCAGTTTTCTGTGCGTGTGGGATCCGTTAAACTACAATAATTTCAGGGTTTTATACGATATTTTCAGTTCTCCGGTTGTTTACCTGCTGGATAAAAACAAGAAAATTGTTGCTAAAAGAATCGGTGTCGATAAAATTGAAGAAATAGTCAATATTCTTGAAGGGCGAACTATCCCTGAAAAAAATGACCTTCAGGATAGCAAAAAGGAAAATGACTAA
- a CDS encoding helix-turn-helix transcriptional regulator, which produces MATITDRIKQIIEMKNLTPSRLADAINVNRSRLSHILTGRNNPSLEMVQSILNCFPDINPEWLLFGQGNTFRDDISGASVSFGGLFENQPASDSKIHSPAISEVKKIKSQTVESVEKESQSIEKQYTEEKSAISEKMIMSSIHPRKRKIKMITVFYDDNEYEIFYPEN; this is translated from the coding sequence ATGGCAACTATAACTGACAGAATCAAGCAAATAATTGAAATGAAAAACCTCACTCCAAGCCGTCTGGCTGATGCCATCAATGTGAACAGGTCGAGATTGTCACATATTTTGACTGGCAGAAACAATCCCAGCCTTGAAATGGTTCAAAGCATACTGAATTGCTTTCCTGATATCAATCCTGAATGGCTTTTATTTGGTCAGGGTAATACTTTCAGGGATGATATTTCCGGAGCATCCGTCAGTTTTGGTGGTTTATTTGAAAATCAACCGGCTTCAGATTCAAAAATTCATAGCCCTGCTATCAGCGAAGTGAAAAAAATTAAATCTCAGACAGTTGAGTCTGTTGAAAAAGAGTCTCAAAGCATTGAAAAACAATATACTGAGGAAAAATCAGCTATTTCGGAAAAAATGATTATGTCCAGCATACATCCTCGTAAAAGGAAAATAAAAATGATTACTGTTTTTTATGACGACAATGAATATGAAATCTTTTACCCTGAAAATTAG